A region of the Sander vitreus isolate 19-12246 chromosome 1, sanVit1, whole genome shotgun sequence genome:
CGTGCTATGTACATTCCTttgtaggcacacacacacacacacacacacacacacacacacacacacacacacacacacatagtgcatttcactatctttgtggggacccgtcattgacataatgcattccctagccccttaaccatcacaactaaatgcctaaccttaacccttaccctcaccctaaccataacctaactctaaccctaatcctaaaaccaagtcttaaccctcaaacagccctttaaacttgtggggttcagcattttggccccacaaagctgtcccgaccccacaagtatactgtattcccggtttttagaccccatgaatatagttaaacaagaacacacacacacacacacacacacacacacacacacacacacacacacacacacacacacacacacacacacacacacacacacacacacactgtcatgcAGGGTGATATTGTTGTGAAGTGGTCACACCTAGAGCTGGGTCTCACACATCTCACATCAGGACATTCtgtataaatgtttttaaattgattacAGCCACTGATTTCAGGATGACTGATTAAGCGCGGTCTTGGACTGACCCAATTCACCCTAATGTGGTTTAATCAGACTGCACAAAGGAATATTGGAGATGGAATAGGACTGAATGAAGCCTTGATTTACTTACATTTAATATCTCTTTAATCATCTTTTTCTTTACACATACTCATCTACTGCATGTGTATAGATGGAATGGATTTGTATGCACTACCTTCTTCTCCGTCGTCTGGACTGTGTAggtttttataaatataaattaaattaaatttgtaTTGTGAGAAAGGTAGGCGTAGTAATGAGCTCTGGCTTCAGCCTATCTGCTGATATCTGCTCATTATTTTGTGGCTGTTTACGCACTCAGGTGCGTTACTATTTTCAGATGATCAAATTAGCATATATATTATTCCATTGTGGTTTTCCAACATATaacaaacaacataataaaacatgaaaccaaaGCCTATATGTTCCAAGCTCTCTTCATGATATTAATTTAGGCTACAAACAACTGAGAAACTTACTTTTCAAGGCCTCTTTGAATATGATGTTCACCAGTTTGACCAAAGAATTTGCCCTCATGAAGAACCAGATTTGTGCTACAGATGGAAAATGGGATGGAAAAAAAGCCTTTCTCTCTGTTGCTTATGGCAATGTAAGTCTGATCATTTCAGTTACGTGTCCCAGGTTGTCAAAAACAGCAGAGGCATAAATACTCTTCCTTGCTGTCAGGTTTCAAATAGAAGGCTCAAACCAAGAGAGACGGTCCATTCTGCTGCTATctacccacccacacacacacacacacacacacacacacacacacacacacacacaaaacacattactGACATGGATTTGTAATCTAATAGCTGTAAGAAAATGCTTGAGTTATTCCCCATAAGCTTCGTATTTGGCTTTAATGCCTTAGTATCAGTGGAAACTTCCCTCTGATAATTTTCACAGCTTTCATTAAGCTAGCTTTTTTTTAAGTCCCTTCAGACTTGAACATTTATTTCTACATAACACAGGTGAGAGGAGAGGACTGTCAGTGAAGTGGTCTATTTGTCCTAATGGTTTCTTGAGCATTTTGTGTCTGGTGGGTGGTGAAAACCTGTCTCAAAgtgattttcttgtttttttatataaaggCTGTCTAAGTGGGCAGTCAGCGGAGAGAAACTCAAGTACCGGTGACTCACCTGACAGCCTCCGTGGATCACTCTCGCCAGAGCCCACTCACAGCTGTCGAAAGTGGCCTTGTTTCCATCGCCTTTCTTGTATGAATGTACAGATGATGAAATTTAAGAGCACCTTATCTCTGTGCTGTAGAATTTATGTTCACTGGCAAAATAAGAACAGAGCACATCCAGCAATAAATAATCTGGTGTTATTAAGATTTGCGTTTGGATTTAGGAGGACACAACTGAGGCTAAAATGATAATGCTGATTGTTTTCTTATAGTAGTTATAGTTTGATTTTAGGATAACAATGCTTTGCTGCACTTTTGGCATTTTAAGCTTTGAGGATCTTCAATTGACTTTTAATTAGGTAAAATATCCAAATACTTATTTCACTACTGGCTGTTTCTACCTGCAACCCCTCCTCACAAaggaagtacatttactcaagtgctgtatTAAATACactttgaggtactttactttccattttctgctactttttactccactacatgtattTCTATAGTTACCTTTCAGATTCATATTTTACATATAACACAGGATACGCTTATAAAACAACACATTGTGACCTCTTAGAATATCTCAGTGTCTATTTGGGGCCTTTTGTTACATTTGAGAGGTGTTATTATTCAATTTTTCACCAAAACGTTTTGTAGCagaacttttttcttcttccaaccccattaatcatctcacaACTTCTCAGATGAAGACTTATATGttcttgtattttttatttttattttattctaacaattgtttttgttttatatagcTTACCTCTTATTTATTCTTATATAAATAAGAGGTAGTAATAAATATTTATCTGCACTATTGCTGTCTCAGTACTGCTGTAACAACCTGCTGTGTTCCCCTCTGAatcaataaaggtttatcttaaTCTTAATTATCTTATGACTGACTAGAGGGGTCTTGACTCTTAAGTTGGGGaccactggactaaactacGCAATTGAATATAAAGTTACTCCGGCTCGAACAACTACAACAGCAAAATACTTCATACATCCATAATCCATATTAACATTAGTAAGTAATATAATATGCCAGTCAAGGGCCATTTTTCTGTAGAACCACTACTTTTACAAGTTCATTTTGCTGATGATTCTTATGCACTTTTACCCAAGTacaattttaaatgcaggacattTCCTTACAATAGAGTATTGTTCCATTGTTGAAGTAAGAGATTCACAAGACTTTCTCCATCACTGTGTTTGTCTTTGACTCCTGCAGCTCAACGTTACTTTCTCCCTCAGATTGTTACATTGTGATAATTAAAAGGCCGGAAGAGgcaaataaaatatttgtaaaatgttttttcttctatccCAGGCCATGTTGGAAACAACTGATCTATCTTTCCTATTCCCCATTTAATCTGTTTAATAGTTTGATAGCTAGCTGTATGGAGTATCTGGCCACCTAGTGACAGAAAGAGGAATGATACATATTTTTATGCAACACCAACTTTATCTGGGATTTATAAAGGAAACAATCTTACCACATTGTATTGCCATATTGCCAAAAAGCTgaaatagactttttttttattattatttcaccaAAAAAGTCCTGGAccagttattttttatttttacattttaatgaagtGCTATGCAAACATGTAGTCATAAATTACAGCATGTACAGTACCACTGGCAAAGTTACACAACACACATGGATCCTTGATACAATGCAAAAACAAAGTACTTGAAGACACCTGCTGAATAAATGATAAcagtgcacaataaaaaaatatgcaaatgttaTACTTTCTGTAAATGCATCACCAAAAGCTGAGAAAATAACTAAATGAAATAGGGCCAGCCAACAAATGGTAGCAGTCTCTCTAGTTTCCCTCGTGCAGGATTAACTCCTGCACTGGCAGCTTactgataacaacacacagacaggacaACAGTATTTAGAtaatttacaaatgatgaaacaGTTTATGCCACAAAAACTTTTCTTCATTCAAGAGCTGTGATTTTCCCACAACTCTGCTTGTTTCCACATTCTTGATCATGTCTGTACACTGCTattgtgcgcacacacacacacacacacacacacacacacacacacacacacacacacacacacacacacacacacacacacacacacacacacacacacacacacacacattattccaAGGGATCATGAGGCACTACGTTTATCTCCAGCAGTCCAGTCTTCCCAGCAGTCTGAGGTGTCTGGCTCAGTGTACCTGCATGACACCGTGTTAAGTCTAGGTGTAGTAGATGATCTCTGGTATCTGCCCATCCTCCACTGATGTCCCGTTATTATTTCCTGGTgagctaaaaaagaaaaaggtcgTCTTGGTCCCCGTCGCTGATTCCTGGGTCACTTTCTTTAACCCTTTTGTGCCATAATGAGAGTCTGGGCCCTGGGGTGTAAAATGAAAAAGCAGGTAAACGGTTCATCCTAATCTGGGTTACAACAGATCATGTTCATTTGTGCAATTATACACATTCTAAACACCGCAAGTTTAGACTGACCTTTAATGTGGCACATGCAGTGTAGCTGACACTGGGTAGGATTTCCACAGGCTCTTTGAACATCACTCTGAAAGTGTTGGCTGTGCCGTCACAGTTAAAACCTGTGTCGTTCTGCCCCAGTGTAATGCGTTTGTCGCTCTCTAAAATCTGCAGAAGAGGATAATGTCTTTAGTGAATGAACAACAACgtgcaaaaggaaaaaaaaaatccatgttatAACTAACTATTAAAACACAGCTGGCAAGGTACTCTGTTTCTGTGCTTATCTGTTTGGAGGTGTATATTTCTGCTTGGTAACTGGAAGTATTGTCAGTGCCCAAAATCGTTTTTCCTTGTGAGAAGATTggcttttttttgtgaaatgaaaaaatatgtttatattcctcccaacaaaaaaaacagaaaaagtataAATTGCAACTCTCCATCACAAGCACACTGATGATATTAGCACTGTACGAGTTCCTCCTTTAGTGGAACACGCTGACTTactgggactttagcttattccccgtatcccccagagttagataagtccatacatacccttctcatctccgtgcgtgttgtaactctgtctggcacacccaccgctagcctagtttagcccagatcctggaggtaaccggctccatctagcctactgctcccaataagtgacaaaataacgccaacattttcctatttacatgttgtcaTTTGTATAGTGTAGTGTATAGTTTGTATACAGCGTGtctaacaaggtcacatgagacacagccatcttctaaccgtatacatactgggaactatattatcagaaggcgaagcactgctacttgggcggagtgattagcgcaacacctgaaaagcactgttgttactctctgctcctcaccaagGGGCTTCTCgtgtgctgcgagcaaatcactccgcccaagtagcagtgcttcgccttctgagaatatagttccccgtttgtatacggttagaagatgtctgtgtctcatgtgactttgttatttgtacacgctgtgactatacaaatcacaacatgtaaattggaaaatgttggcgttattttgtcacttattgggagcagtaggctagatggagccggttacctccaggatctgggctaaacCAGGCTAGCAGTGGGTGCGCCAAACAGAGTTACGAcgtgcacggagatgagaagggtatgtatggacttatctaactctgggtgatacggggaataagctaaagtcccaataagtcggcgtgttcctttaacatcaTTATGCCTTAATGCCAGAAGTTACCTGTATGTTGACCTGATAGTCATTGGGGCCATGGATTGAACCATACAAGCCAAAACCCACTATGCATATTCTTCTGTTAACATTGAATCtacagagggagaaagacagacaaagagagacaattAGAAAAACACATGTAACTTTAATTGAGATTGTTCAGATAAACAACTGACCGCTGATGTTCGTCATCTCACCTGATTCTGTCGCTGGTACCACTGTACCCCCATCGACTCTCAACCTGCTGGAATCTATTAATGCTGCACTCCTCCCCCCTGAGGCTGCAGCGGGGCCTGTCGATGTAGTCGACCCGTGGTTTGGGGtttactgtaaagtgtaaaaacagatttaccACCTCCCGATCGAACAATATTCCAGACTGGGCAGGCCCTGTTGCACAAGAAAGAATATCAAGCTGGTTTCTGTGGTTTGAGTTGTATGGACAGCAGGCACATGACGAATATGTTTGGCTAAAATGGCCAGTAttgtgttggaaaaaaaaataccattgcaggaagtaaaacaagttATATTTTTTGTGATGCACTTACCTGCAGCAAACTCCTCAACAGTCATGAGCGGGAAGCGGATTAACGGGAGGGCTTTCCCCAGAACCTTCTGTTTGTTCTCCGAGGTCTGGGGGAGCTGTTGTCTGTAACACTCGGCCTCTGCCCAGCGGACCACCGCCCCAAATAAGCGGTTCTCCCTGATGCTgagtgtgtctctttgtagcacTGCACATAAGGTTtctacacatacaaatacacagaaTATTCATCAGTTCACATCCAAACAAGCTGTAGAAAATGAAATATCTGGTCAACAAGACTCACATACCGAGGTCAATATCTGTAAAGCCCTCTGCGTTTATTGCGTCCGCAGTGCTTTTGTCTATGGTGTCTAAGCAGAGACTGGCAAGTTGAGGCTCATCAAATAACCTTGCCTGTAACGAAAGCACAAAAATAGCCACATAAGTAGGGTTGGGAACCAAAACCAATTCCAAAATGCCAAGAACCGGGTACACATGGACTTACTCCGCTCCGATCGCCAACAGCTGTTTGCTGTCAGCGCAGGCGGCtgctgctctcacacacacacacacacacacacacacacacacacacacacacacacacacacacacacacacacacacacacacacacacacacacacacacacacacacacgacgcaATGAATGTTCCTTTTCATTTGAACTCGTATGTTGTTTATATTGACCGCCAGTTCATGTATAAAGTAGACACGCCTGCCCTGTGTCTGTCTCCGTGCAGGATGCTGAGAGACACGGGCTGAGTGGTGCCAAGTCTCAGAGAGAAGAGCTGACATAGTAACGTCGGTCGTGAAGCAACGGCTGGAAAATGATCTCGTTGTCTTCTTTATTTACTAAATCTTTTGtacggaaaaagaaaaaagaaatataaaaatatgaaaaactactggcccgattGTTGAATGAATGACGGAGCGGATACCCAAattcttttttactttcattaacattgcgagatagggcgcTTGTGCTGCACTCATTCACATGAGTCAGAATAATCGGAAAAATGAGTTCCCAACTGGGAAAAATTCACCCTGCATTAACATTGAAaaatagggcatgccttggcggaggtctgcgctctccaagtgcccttttatttttcatctggGTTTCTTTGGGTGGCTTATGGCTGACGATTCTTCCTGTTGCCGTGTTGGTAAAGAAAAAAGCGGTGGTTTTTGATCAGAAAGCAGCCGAGCATGCAGCTTGAAGGCGTAGCAGTCAGCATCAGAACAGAATGCTGAACCCAAACAAAGAGCAGCATAAACCAAAAATAGAACAAGTAATGTCATAAAAACTCAACCATTGATGGCTGGAAGATACAAAGGTGGGGATACAAAGAAAGACAAATGGTTCCATCCAGCACTCTAAGGACTGCTGTCAGCAGATGGAACGAACAAGACAAAATTGTTATTACCTTATTCCATATATTGCCCTAGGAAACACCCTTAAAAAACAGACCAAGCTTTTATTGAAACATTCTGTTCCTGCTCTGCTTTAAAATGCTCTGATTCTGGCGCCCTACGTCTTAAAATGGTTGAGTTCACCTAAAATACTATGAATAtatttttctcactttctcCTGGTGGTGTCTGGCCGAGCATTTTCTGCCGCCACTCCCATGCAATGGAGGTTGAAGAATTTCATTTCTGCTCAAAGCATCAAAATATGATCCGTCTCAACAAGCACTGTGTAGTGTGTTGTAACGTAACGCCACCGAAACGGTGACCCTCTGTAAACGTTACGAATTCAAACATGCCAGTTTGtaatatttcatattatgctgttCTTGTCTTTACTAAAATCAAAACTAATCAAAGGGCAGAACGCTCTTACAAATCACGAGGGAGCGATTTGACTTTTGGCTAACGTAATAGACGCGATGTTGTTGATGCTGACTCACCTTtagcatacattacatttattacaaGTTTAACGTTAAGTTAAACGTGCGTTTAAACTTCACCTGGGGATACTGACTTCACCTTCAGAGGCTCGGGGGGGCAGCTCAGTCGCTCCAGTCTTTGCCGGGATGCAGGGccaccacacagcagcagacTCGCTGTGTATGAACGCCGCTCTGCACGTTTGATGCAGGGACGTAGCTAAGTATTTGAGGGGCAGGGGGATAAGATTACAtctacaattattatttattgttaattaatataaattaattgtttgtttcaatgttttaaGAAGCTTGTGGACATagtagtttgtttttacaagCACAGTTTTTTGAACACCAAAGTTAGGGGGGCAGCTGGGGGGGGCAAGGCCCTACAGTGTGGGGGGGTCAGCTGCCCCCCCCCTTGCCCCTGAATTCAAGAATCTCAGAGACAGATAACTCAGACCTCAGCACATAAAAACCATAAAAGTATCTGAATGTGTCTGTATAATATCTGATATAGCTGGGGCTAATGAGATAAATATGCATTTTGTAATTTGGATAAACTaaataatagttgtaataaAGTATGTACTATACAACAGATGTGACAATAACCTGAGTGAGGAGCATGAACGCGTTGTCGGCTCTGAGGTGCTTGGTGAGGAACTCCACACAGTGACTCTCCAGAGCAGGCACCGCATACTTCTTAGCTGTATACAGAGTCGTCATCACAGTCTCTGGACCAATGTGGACCTCGTCAGAATACAAGAACCTGCACAGACGAAACCAAACAATGTGTACGGTTAGGTATTCATGATGTTATTGGTTGTAtaatccatagactgtatatagaatggaccaacagatcccgttgctctggacggagaccagtgaaggctattagaagcacttttccggtgagcgccgagcgttactgcgcagcctccaactgagagagtagatgtgacgtgagcaacctgtctgaaagttggaagtcttctggtagctgtgccaagagaaatctcaatcattccgaatattgcagagacggagagcgtaggtatatgtaaggagataacatggacactaactaaaatgctagttaacattagtgattaaacttaaacagctaatgtaagtcgaaactgcctgtgagcttctcctgtactatacggtaattcctcttccatgtgacagtaagtcgcgtggttataaCACAATcagtagcctatttttacaaaaacgtctgctacggagctataacatgaggtacaaggtaatggagccttttatacattgtcgtgtttctttagaaataaacaatggacaaataaagtctttaaacgcttcagatgtgaagttattcactgtcaaagtgacgtcaaaatgaatggcagtcaatgggatgctaacagggggtgagtgcttgttagcatcaaaatggcgccataggagctacgccttgtgaggagacgcttacccccttggtataATCACACAGGCTGACAAATCTtaacagaaatgaaatgaatttgCAGTATGTAGGTACCGTCAGAAAAAGATAGtcttactatatatatatatatatatatatatatatatatatatatatatatatatatatgcacctGAACGTAACTGTGCACACAGAGATCTTTGACTTTTGGTTTTGGTCTGCTTCACATATGGCTTTACACTGTAGTTGTTTTTCATCAGACAATATGTTTGTAATTTAACAGaccagctttatttgtatattaggAACAATTTGTGCTAACCATTACACTGTAATCGGTtttgaaaaacaatttttttttataaataatacaaaataaagattTCACCTCACTCTTCCATGGGTCGTGTCCATGCAAAATGTCCCAATTAAAGATCTTTCTAGTGAGCCACTGCTCAGGCATATTCACAAGTCCAAAGACAAATCAACTAATGATTATATTCACTTAATCATGTCATCTGTCTCCAAATGCTCTGTTAAGTTTATGGTTTCTATTTgtcattctattctattttagtTTATGTACctcttattgtttatttatgttacttTCTATACTTATCTGTATTTATCTATGTTGTACTGATGCAACAAACGAATTTCCCCGCTGGGGAACAATAAAAGGTGCATTATCTTATTCATTGTTGATTTATCTGCTGATTCTTGCTTGATTAAActattaattgtttggtctatgatttgccagaaaatagtgaaaaatgtcgatcataATGCCGGAGTGCCCAAGGTGACTTCtttaaagtgcttgttttgtcacCCTCACAAGAAAGGTAGCAAATCCCCACAATTTAGAAGCTGGATCAGATGCattttagcttgaaagaagaaaaaacaattaatcgattatccaaatagttgcagattactGTTTTGATGATCAGCAACTAATCCATGAATCGACTAATTGATTCAGCTTCACAGTATACTATAGACTACTTAGCTAAATCTTTTAAATCTGGGTTAATGATCTGTGGGTTATCAAATTTGTGTTACTGCCATGATGTTCCAATTTAGCTAGCTCCTCCGAGTGTGCAGTGCAATAACTAAATCACATCCTCCTTCAAATGGCAACTGAGGCTAAATGTTGCTGGATGATCAGATAAACAACTACTAAGTGGGCTTGTGTCTGGCCAAGTGCATGGTGATCACCTGTCCTACCTGAGCAGGGCGAGGAAGGCTGCCGGTTCCACATCAGGCAGCTCTATTTCAGCCGAAGTTGTGGCCATCCCTCCGTTGAACATGGCATCAAAAACGGCACTGCCAGCTGCCAGGACAAATTTATGGGCCGGTATCCTCTGGGCCTGTCTGCCCTTCCCCACTATAAACCTGACGTCGCTGAGCAGCTCGTTGTTGAAGAGGAAGGCGAAGCGCTCCTTCAGGGAGCTCTTCGTCGCCTGCCAGTTGTACATGGGTTCCCGGTGAAGGCCGAGGACAGGCGGGGAGGCGGACCGGCCAGGGCCGGAGGCTGGCACGTTGGAGAGCACCGCTGCGGCTCCGGACTGAACCGACTGAACCGCATTGGATGCTGCCTCCTGACCGTCATGGTTTGACGCTAAGCCGCCGCCGACGCTGTCGCCGCTCCCGGTCGCCATAACAACACGCTTCTATGTTAAATTCTAATTCTTCAAAGCACCGTTAATGATCCACAGAAATACTCCGACCGTACCGTCCGTGTCGTGATTTATTTACGTGGTATCCATCGCGGCTGACGCCATCGTTCTTTGATGTTTAgctctagctaacgttacctactAGCTTGCGTCTCTCCAGAAATGACGCACACGTACACTTCCttcaaaacaattttttttcattcaacttTATTGCGGAGTCCAAGCGCAacaaacaaaagtgacaaagaaaAGAGCAAAAGGGGCAATGAATACGAAATTAAGACTCAAACGAATatgtaactaaataaataacaaaataatctagctagctagctagatagaTATAAAGATGTGATATATATTACAATTACAACATGTTGTGACTTATTTAAAAAGGGGGAGACAGTGGTGATAAAATATTCCAATTCCTTCAAATGTGCAgcaaagtttgtttttattagtaAATCAACATTTGTGAAATGGACAATTTTGCCATAATAAGAATTACATTTATGGTGGTGGAGCTAGGAGGAGGTAGTGCTATCAGTATCATACATagatagaaaagaaagaaatacattttagttatttttaactAACTTTTAACTTTGTTGTTGCCTACAAATAGGTTATAGCCTATATTTTATCCATCCAACAAACACTTAAACAATAATATATTGCATCTGTATAAACAATATTGGAAACAATCCAAGTAGCAACCTTTAAAATggagaaattaaacatttacaataattacatttttggtgCCCGCCATATAAATCCTGTTTTTTCCactgatttatttatattatattcatttataAATCAGACAATACACATATAAATAAGCATATTTACATCTGCCTATATATCAATTATacctataaatgtaaatatgtatgtataaacataaacacatttatacatttatttgtataATTAATTTATTGTGTGTTTCATATCGCCTGTATTACTGTATATAATGCACATCATTTGCTTGTTATTAaattaaagaaatatatatatcctGCTGGCTGCCTGCTTCAAGTTTTCCAATTGACCACTAGATGTCAGAGTCTGCACTTTCAATAGAAGATCATAAACAAACCTTCATAGCCtagggcctgtttcacaaaagcagaatataggctataaatccaggataactgataaagcgaggcttgacctagtctaatctgtgcatcctggcttggtgcgtttcacgaaggccaagccaggctgaggaggagcgactaggtcgagccaggatgaagtaattcagatagatgcgcgtccacggctttcctcaaaagaccgcgaggtcggtcacagatttactgatgccaaaatggagaatacgcattgtacatactttatacagagtgagcagcagcttcttgtggaagtatgatgacgtgaaacacattagttgtataaaaagaaaagaaacacggccactgtaatgaaacagcgagagaaagcgtagcagacgatcacggaccgacCGTGTAAGTAtagcctaaatatatacattaactgaccactgctctgaattaaaaccgtcataatcattccactcaaggattaggctactaatcatttgcacaaattaacagttgtactctttgccttaaaagtaaacagaagataatgttactcaggaaatttaccatgaagatcaattttctaggccagaatatgatgcgtaaatatctctttcactctgttcctccctctctctcatgggataaaatataaatgtcctaagtcatattaacttccactgctcgcttttaatgcaaagtgtacaactgttcgtttttgcaaatgaccagtgactcattgaatggtttcagttaagagcagtagttcataaatgtataatatactatcattcagtctgtccgctagcctattatctgccacgctttttctcgcgtttcttttatttttttatagaggacgagtttccttctctacatattatatgccttgctcccttgtatatatggacatagaaaataaagacactgaagaaattggactctaaaacctagaaactataaagataattaagtgataaatcccatgcacactgtaaacatgaatggaacagagtatattcatcagttatccccccccagcaaaatataaggtcaaaaaccattgaagtgtcctctccctgttgttacatgaatgtacagtagtccacatcactagatagttactggtccagtaaactaagactataatttgggaggattgtacaattagg
Encoded here:
- the LOC144513570 gene encoding BTB/POZ domain-containing protein 1-like isoform X2, producing MATGSGDSVGGGLASNHDGQEAASNAVQSVQSGAAAVLSNVPASGPGRSASPPVLGLHREPMYNWQATKSSLKERFAFLFNNELLSDVRFIVGKGRQAQRIPAHKFVLAAGSAVFDAMFNGGMATTSAEIELPDVEPAAFLALLRFLYSDEVHIGPETVMTTLYTAKKYAVPALESHCVEFLTKHLRADNAFMLLTQARLFDEPQLASLCLDTIDKSTADAINAEGFTDIDLETLCAVLQRDTLSIRENRLFGAVVRWAEAECYRQQLPQTSENKQKVLGKALPLIRFPLMTVEEFAAVNPKPRVDYIDRPRCSLRGEECSINRFQQVESRWGYSGTSDRIRFNVNRRICIVGFGLYGSIHGPNDYQVNIQILESDKRITLGQNDTGFNCDGTANTFRVMFKEPVEILPSVSYTACATLKGPDSHYGTKGLKKVTQESATGTKTTFFFFSSPGNNNGTSVEDGQIPEIIYYT
- the LOC144513570 gene encoding BTB/POZ domain-containing protein 1-like isoform X1; this encodes MATGSGDSVGGGLASNHDGQEAASNAVQSVQSGAAAVLSNVPASGPGRSASPPVLGLHREPMYNWQATKSSLKERFAFLFNNELLSDVRFIVGKGRQAQRIPAHKFVLAAGSAVFDAMFNGGMATTSAEIELPDVEPAAFLALLRFLYSDEVHIGPETVMTTLYTAKKYAVPALESHCVEFLTKHLRADNAFMLLTQARLFDEPQLASLCLDTIDKSTADAINAEGFTDIDLETLCAVLQRDTLSIRENRLFGAVVRWAEAECYRQQLPQTSENKQKVLGKALPLIRFPLMTVEEFAAGPAQSGILFDREVVNLFLHFTVNPKPRVDYIDRPRCSLRGEECSINRFQQVESRWGYSGTSDRIRFNVNRRICIVGFGLYGSIHGPNDYQVNIQILESDKRITLGQNDTGFNCDGTANTFRVMFKEPVEILPSVSYTACATLKGPDSHYGTKGLKKVTQESATGTKTTFFFFSSPGNNNGTSVEDGQIPEIIYYT